A region of Solanum dulcamara chromosome 7, daSolDulc1.2, whole genome shotgun sequence DNA encodes the following proteins:
- the LOC129894694 gene encoding uncharacterized protein LOC129894694, with translation MFVKLVIGRHIMKIVSVYAPHVGLDEEVNRLFQKDLDEVVRGIPSTKNIFISGDFNGNIDTTSNGFDDVHGGFDFGKRNSGGVSLLEFAKAFELVIANSCFLKRDN, from the coding sequence ATGTTTGTTAAGCTAGTTATAGGCAGGCATATTATGAAAATTGTTAGTGTGTATGCACCCCATGTGGGCCTGGATGAGGAAGTCAATAGGCTTTTTCAGAAGGATTTAGATGAGGTAGTGAGAGGTATACCGAgtaccaaaaatattttcattagtGGAGATTTCAATGGTAATATCGATACAACTTCTAATGGTTTTGATGATGTTCATGGAGGCTTTGATTTTGGGAAAAGAAATAGCGGTGGGGTATCTCTCTTGGAGTTTGCTAAAgcttttgagttggttattgctaACTCGTGTTTTCTGAAGAGGGATAATTAA
- the LOC129895550 gene encoding guanylyl cyclase 1 isoform X2 — protein sequence MWPLYVLLNKFLGTEEDNTKESGRDRLSLVESLLLKKSLGRDKFHGTLSGSYFVDVPHINQLHSWDCGLACVLMVLRTLGIKYCNMQELQEFCCTTSIWTVDLAYLLKKFSVNFSYFTVTLGANPSFSVETFYKEQLPNDLVRVDMLFQKSRDAGISIECRSISSEEISLLILSGNFLVITLVDQYKLSHSWLDVCASDLCIDTPDYTGHYIVICGYDTDADEFEIRDPASSRKYGRVTSKCLEKARKSFGTDEDLLLVN from the exons ATGTGGCCATTATATGTTCTATTGAACAAGTTTTTGGGAACAGAAGAAGATAACACCAAAGAATCAGGAAGGGACCGTTTAAGTTTGGTAGaatccttgctcttaaaaaaATCATTGGGTCGAGACAAATTCCATGGCACTCTGTCCGGCTCATACTTTGTCGAT GTTCCACATATAAACCAACTACATTCGTGGGACTGTGGTCTTGCTTGTGTTCTGATGGTTTTGAGGACTCTTGGAATCAAATATTGTAACATGCAAGAATTACAAGAGTTCTGCTGCACTACGAG TATTTGGACAGTTGATCTGGCATatttattgaagaaattttCTGTCAATTTTTCCTACTTCACAGTAACATTAGGTGCAAATCCAAGTTTTTCTGTGGAGACATTTTACAAG GAACAACTGCCCAATGATCTTGTCCGAGTGGACATGCTATTTCAAAAATCACGTGATGCTGGTATAAGTATAGAG TGCAGATCAATCAGCAGCGAAGAGATCTCTTTACTGATCTTGTCTGGAAATTTTCTTGTAATTACTTTAGTTGATCAGTACAAATTAAG TCATTCTTGGTTGGATGTTTGTGCTTCAGATTTATGCATCGACACTCCAGACTACACTG GTCATTATATTGTCATCTGTGGCTATGACACTGACGCAGATGAGTTTGAGATTCGTGATCCTGCCAGTTCAAG GAAATATGGAAGGGTCACTTCAAAGTGTTTAGAGAAGGCCCGCAAATCCTTCGGAACTGATGAAGATCTTCTACTGGTAAATTAA
- the LOC129895550 gene encoding guanylyl cyclase 1 isoform X3, which yields MWPLYVLLNKFLGTEEDNTKESGRDRLSLVESLLLKKSLGRDKFHGTLSGSYFVDVPHINQLHSWDCGLACVLMVLRTLGIKYCNMQELQEFCCTTSIWTVDLAYLLKKFSVNFSYFTVTLGANPSFSVETFYKEQLPNDLVRVDMLFQKSRDAGISIECRSISSEEISLLILSGNFLVITLVDQYKLSHSWLDVCASDLCIDTPDYTGHYIVICGYDTDADEFEIRDPASSRTS from the exons ATGTGGCCATTATATGTTCTATTGAACAAGTTTTTGGGAACAGAAGAAGATAACACCAAAGAATCAGGAAGGGACCGTTTAAGTTTGGTAGaatccttgctcttaaaaaaATCATTGGGTCGAGACAAATTCCATGGCACTCTGTCCGGCTCATACTTTGTCGAT GTTCCACATATAAACCAACTACATTCGTGGGACTGTGGTCTTGCTTGTGTTCTGATGGTTTTGAGGACTCTTGGAATCAAATATTGTAACATGCAAGAATTACAAGAGTTCTGCTGCACTACGAG TATTTGGACAGTTGATCTGGCATatttattgaagaaattttCTGTCAATTTTTCCTACTTCACAGTAACATTAGGTGCAAATCCAAGTTTTTCTGTGGAGACATTTTACAAG GAACAACTGCCCAATGATCTTGTCCGAGTGGACATGCTATTTCAAAAATCACGTGATGCTGGTATAAGTATAGAG TGCAGATCAATCAGCAGCGAAGAGATCTCTTTACTGATCTTGTCTGGAAATTTTCTTGTAATTACTTTAGTTGATCAGTACAAATTAAG TCATTCTTGGTTGGATGTTTGTGCTTCAGATTTATGCATCGACACTCCAGACTACACTG GTCATTATATTGTCATCTGTGGCTATGACACTGACGCAGATGAGTTTGAGATTCGTGATCCTGCCAGTTCAAG GACATCCTAA
- the LOC129895550 gene encoding guanylyl cyclase 1 isoform X1, whose amino-acid sequence MWPLYVLLNKFLGTEEDNTKESGRDRLSLVESLLLKKSLGRDKFHGTLSGSYFVDVPHINQLHSWDCGLACVLMVLRTLGIKYCNMQELQEFCCTTSIWTVDLAYLLKKFSVNFSYFTVTLGANPSFSVETFYKEQLPNDLVRVDMLFQKSRDAGISIECRSISSEEISLLILSGNFLVITLVDQYKLSHSWLDVCASDLCIDTPDYTGHYIVICGYDTDADEFEIRDPASSRKYGRVTSKCLEKARKSFGTDEDLLLIRVEREETKSSHHAW is encoded by the exons ATGTGGCCATTATATGTTCTATTGAACAAGTTTTTGGGAACAGAAGAAGATAACACCAAAGAATCAGGAAGGGACCGTTTAAGTTTGGTAGaatccttgctcttaaaaaaATCATTGGGTCGAGACAAATTCCATGGCACTCTGTCCGGCTCATACTTTGTCGAT GTTCCACATATAAACCAACTACATTCGTGGGACTGTGGTCTTGCTTGTGTTCTGATGGTTTTGAGGACTCTTGGAATCAAATATTGTAACATGCAAGAATTACAAGAGTTCTGCTGCACTACGAG TATTTGGACAGTTGATCTGGCATatttattgaagaaattttCTGTCAATTTTTCCTACTTCACAGTAACATTAGGTGCAAATCCAAGTTTTTCTGTGGAGACATTTTACAAG GAACAACTGCCCAATGATCTTGTCCGAGTGGACATGCTATTTCAAAAATCACGTGATGCTGGTATAAGTATAGAG TGCAGATCAATCAGCAGCGAAGAGATCTCTTTACTGATCTTGTCTGGAAATTTTCTTGTAATTACTTTAGTTGATCAGTACAAATTAAG TCATTCTTGGTTGGATGTTTGTGCTTCAGATTTATGCATCGACACTCCAGACTACACTG GTCATTATATTGTCATCTGTGGCTATGACACTGACGCAGATGAGTTTGAGATTCGTGATCCTGCCAGTTCAAG GAAATATGGAAGGGTCACTTCAAAGTGTTTAGAGAAGGCCCGCAAATCCTTCGGAACTGATGAAGATCTTCTACTG ATCCGTGTAGAAAGAGAGGAGACTAAAAGCAGCCATCATGCATGGTGA